The following coding sequences lie in one Apium graveolens cultivar Ventura chromosome 3, ASM990537v1, whole genome shotgun sequence genomic window:
- the LOC141713045 gene encoding uncharacterized protein LOC141713045 has product MVKLATARDSRMYGPRLSRKRSEYMNAGLYVFATILLLVGFATQLSSKIGVVLVLIGLLIIAIVNIHDLIAHLAGIDYCLGLMEYDIQLALVEFAVPLLQCLGTLLSFFAILFLFIQEEKQKYLKLEKHGMKMLIAGSSLWVLGSIHNSCQIYERADGHVQVLQESVQIPFLMGSLLFLVGSVLNCREQAGTLHHGLDLFSETWTLLCIVGSLMLFIGGITNVVKVFKMQQFDNGLRLEKLRGGAQERLAHVREGQVPLIRENQRRRHAELVGPSVTPTPYKDVLLGQP; this is encoded by the exons ATGGTAAAGTTAGCGACGGCGCGTGATAGCAGAATGTACGGGCCAAGGCTATCGAGAAAGCGGTCAGAGTACATGAACGCGGGGCTATATGTATTTGCGACTATATTATTACTTGTGGGTTTTGCAACACAGTTATCATCAAAAATAGGGGTTGTGTTGGTATTAATAGGACTTTTAATAATTGCAATAGTGAATATTCATGATTTAATTGCTCATCTCGCTGGAATTGATTATTGTTTGGGTTTGATGGAATATGATATTCAACTAGCCCTTGTTGAGTTTGCTGTGCCTTTGCTTCAGTGTTTGGGGACTCTTCTCTCTTTTTTCGCTATTCTCTTTCTCTTTATCCAG GAGGAGAAGCAAAAATATTTGAAGTTGGAGAAGCATGGTATGAAAATGCTTATTGCAGGTTCATCTTTGTGGGTGCTGGGTTCCATACATAACTCATGCCAGATCTATGAAAGAGCAGATGGTCACGTCCAGGTTTTGCAAGAAAGTGTCCAGATCCCTTTCCTGATGGGAAGCTTGTTGTTCTTGGTAGGTTCCGTTCTGAATTGCCGCGAGCAGGCTGGCACGCTTCACCATGGTCTGGACTTATTT AGCGAGACGTGGACCTTGCTATGCATAGTTGGGAGCTTAATGCTATTCATTGGAGGAATAACCAATGTAGTGAAAGTATTTAAGATGCAGCAGTTTGATAATGGATTGCGGCTAGAGAAATTGAGAGGTGGAGCACAGGAGCGATTAGCACATGTACGGGAAGGTCAAGTACCCCTCATTCGAGAAAACCAGAGGAGAAGACATGCTGAACTAGTCGGACCATCAGTAACTCCAACTCCGTACAAGGATGTTTTGCTAGGTCAGCCGTGA
- the LOC141713044 gene encoding putative pentatricopeptide repeat-containing protein At3g25970: MDRWMLGKLNIKKWGKVGRLFTTICYSHLLTRNSEISRHVRSGNLIVARNMFDEMPVRTVVSWNIMVSGYSKSGRFSEALSIVKEMHIGGMKFNETTFASTLSACARLPSVCGGKQVHCVVVKSGSEDFKHVGSALVYFYASCFEIQDARRVFDLLHERNQVLWSLMLVGYVQCNLMDNALHFFTSMPCRDVIAWTTMISGYCKDDACGKALQLFNIMRGSAEAKPNEFTLDSITRACARAGMLHEGRAIHGLVMRYGYEFEHSISGALIGFYCDCDVLDDAKKVYDRLISPSLNDTNVFIKELIAAGRIADAELIFNGLPERDPVLNNLMMKGYSLCGRSEDSEKLYLKMPGRTLLSSNTMISVYSRSAQLDKAVDLFEKVKEERNPITWNSMISGYIKNDQHENALKLYAIMHKNSICKTRSTFSALFHSCSCLGSIQLGQVLHAHLIKTPFISNVYVGTALVDMYAKCGNIFNAQKAFISISSANVAAWTALIHGYACHGLGSETLLLFEEMINHGVRPNAATFAAVLTACTHAGLFNKGIKLFDIMKESYDITPSLEHFTCVADLLGRSGRLREAEELIKEMPVEADGVIWGALLNACWFWMDMEVGEKVAAKMFAFYPIPTSAYIIMSNIYAILGKWEEKMEMRKLLKGLEMKKDPGCSWIELNNSINVFSVEDRTHPSCISIYATLEHLTGNILIST; the protein is encoded by the coding sequence ATGGATCGGTGGATGCTTGGGAagttaaatattaaaaaatgGGGGAAAGTCGGGCGATTATTTACAACTATCTGTTATTCTCATCTTCTTACAAGAAATTCTGAGATTTCTAGGCATGTTAGAAGTGGGAATTTAATCGTTGCTCGAAATATGTTTGATGAAATGCCGGTGAGAACAGTGGTGTCTTGGAACATTATGGTATCTGGGTATTCTAAATCCGGAAGATTTAGTGAAGCTCTGAGTATTGTTAAAGAAATGCATATAGGTGGTATGAAGTTTAACGAGACTACATTTGCTTCCACTTTGAGTGCTTGTGCCCGTTTGCCTTCGGTTTGTGGTGGTAAGCAGGTTCATTGTGTTGTGGTGAAGTCTGGGTCGGAGGATTTTAAGCATGTTGGAAGTGCTTTGGTTTATTTCTATGCAAGTTGTTTTGAGATTCAAGATGCAAGGCGGGTTTTTGATTTGTTGCATGAGAGGAATCAAGTGTTGTGGAGTTTGATGCTTGTTGGTTATGTTCAATGTAACTTAATGGACAATGCTCTTCACTTTTTTACAAGTATGCCATGCCGCGATGTCATTGCTTGGACCACGATGATATCTGGTTATTGTAAAGATGATGCTTGTGGGAAGGCTTTACAGTTATTTAATATCATGAGAGGAAGCGCAGAAGCCAAGCCAAATGAATTTACTCTTGATTCCATTACTAGGGCTTGTGCTAGAGCAGGGATGTTGCATGAGGGAAGAGCTATCCATGGCCTAGTTATGCGATATGGATATGAGTTTGAACACTCCATAAGCGGTGCACTCATTGGCTTTTATTGTGATTGTGATGTTCTGGATGATGCCAAGAAAGTCTATGACAGACTAATAAGCCCCTCATTGAATGACACAAATGTCTTCATTAAAGAACTCATAGCTGCTGGTAGGATTGCAGACGCGGAATTAATTTTTAATGGACTACCCGAAAGAGACCCGGTTTTGAATAATCTGATGATGAAAGGGTATTCCTTGTGTGGTAGAAGTGAGGATTCTGAAAAGTTATATCTGAAAATGCCTGGCAGAACTTTGCTCTCTTCAAATACAATGATTTCAGTGTATTCTAGAAGTGCTCAATTAGATAAAGCCGTGGATCTCTTTGAGAAAGTGAAAGAAGAAAGGAACCCTATAACTTGGAATTCTATGATCTCAGGTTATATTAAAAATGATCAACATGAAAATGCGTTAAAACTGTATGCAATAATGCACAAAAATTCGATATGCAAAACCAGATCAACCTTCTCTGCTCTGTTTCATTCTTGCTCATGCCTGGGATCTATTCAGCTCGGACAAGTCCTTCATGCTCATTTAATTAAAACACCATTTATATCTAATGTTTATGTTGGGACAGCCCTTGTGGATATGTACGCTAAATGTGGGAATATATTCAATGCTCAAAAAGCATTCATCAGCATATCTTCTGCTAATGTGGCAGCGTGGACGGCTTTGATACATGGCTATGCATGCCACGGGCTTGGTTCTGAGACGCTATTACTCTTTGAGGAAATGATAAACCATGGAGTGCGTCCGAATGCTGCAACATTTGCAGCGGTCCTTACCGCTTGTACTCATGCGGGGTTGTTTAACAagggaataaaattatttgacATAATGAAAGAAAGTTATGATATTACACCCAGCTTAGAACACTTCACATGTGTAGCTGATCTTCTTGGTCGATCAGGCCGTTTAAGAGAAGCCGAGGAGCTTATTAAAGAGATGCCAGTTGAAGCGGATGGTGTCATTTGGGGAGCTTTGCTTAATGCCTGTTGGTTCTGGATGGATATGGAAGTGGGTGAAAAGGTTGCTGCGAAGATGTTCGCTTTTTATCCTATTCCAACGTCTGCCTATATTATTATGTCCAACATATATGCAATATTGGGGAAGTGGGAGGAGAAGATGGAGATGAGGAAGCTATTAAAAGGCTTGGAAATGAAGAAGGATCCTGGATGTAGTTGGATTGAGCTGAACAACAGCATTAATGTGTTTTCTGTAGAAGATAGAACCCATCCTTCTTGTATCAGCATATATGCAACGTTAGAGCACTTGACTGGAAATATATTAATTTCAACGTGA